A window of Burkholderia ubonensis contains these coding sequences:
- a CDS encoding nuclear transport factor 2 family protein produces the protein MSHDTKTLAEQVVRAFEARDIESMSALLADDVRLEDVPLGAHVGRHAVVEKITDFFGKASTYRWEQQRLIAQGSTAIVERTSHIVLGGKEIRLPMVVILEFDANGKLTLFKDYFDLQTLERQLA, from the coding sequence ATGAGTCACGATACGAAAACCCTCGCCGAGCAAGTCGTCCGCGCGTTCGAGGCGCGCGATATCGAGTCGATGTCGGCGCTGCTCGCCGACGACGTGCGCCTCGAGGACGTACCGCTCGGCGCGCATGTCGGCAGGCATGCCGTCGTCGAGAAGATCACCGACTTCTTCGGCAAGGCAAGCACCTATCGCTGGGAGCAGCAGCGCTTGATCGCACAGGGCAGCACCGCGATCGTCGAGCGCACGAGCCATATCGTGCTGGGCGGCAAGGAGATTCGGTTGCCGATGGTGGTGATTCTGGAGTTCGACGCAAACGGCAAGTTGACGCTCTTCAAGGACTATTTCGATCTGCAGACGCTGGAGCGGCAACTCGCATGA
- a CDS encoding MFS transporter, which translates to MKKWIVLFSIGICLLLANLDMTIVNLALPAFSTEFGASMQQIQLIIVSYLTAAAAFFCLFGKMADSVGRKRVFMFGAVLFMVSSLYIGAWSSTVTEIIVARFVQGAGFAATLGLALVLIANAFPPDQKGFATGVAVTITGVGMALGPPTGGFILQYLGWRWIFLLNVPLGLLSIVLTWIFVSDDAAGARRPLALDVAGVPFYLFALGCLIYVSNMLSTAATATLAAIAVAGLLSAAIFMRRSLRKPAPLINVTLLTSRGYLTVILIRMIFNYTMASFLFVLPLFMQNVLDYSKLKSGMWLLCMTIAVAFIAPLAGKVIDRVGFRIPTLVSMSLLFVSCAAFCVLGPATSSAIFVVGLFCFGVSNGMLTTATINGVTTQVPAKDAGTAIGLFFTLVMVGSMFGVSVAGLVLDRVSHAEVVARLAHAALPLAEPARAALFMAANGSRNIAESGLQNDAPTFAAATQIAHAAYYSALGKLMTGNALLTLVGVGLSIMLLKKQPSRSMSGATHAIEIPER; encoded by the coding sequence ATGAAGAAATGGATCGTTCTATTTTCGATCGGCATCTGCCTGCTGCTCGCCAATCTCGACATGACGATCGTGAATCTGGCCTTGCCGGCGTTCTCGACCGAGTTCGGTGCGTCGATGCAGCAGATTCAGCTCATCATCGTCAGCTATCTGACCGCGGCTGCGGCGTTCTTCTGCCTGTTCGGCAAGATGGCCGACAGCGTGGGCCGAAAGCGCGTGTTCATGTTCGGCGCGGTGCTGTTCATGGTGTCGTCGCTGTATATAGGCGCGTGGTCGAGCACGGTCACGGAGATCATCGTCGCGCGGTTCGTCCAGGGCGCGGGTTTCGCCGCCACGCTGGGTCTTGCGCTCGTGCTCATCGCGAATGCGTTTCCGCCGGACCAGAAGGGCTTCGCGACTGGCGTCGCGGTCACCATCACCGGGGTCGGCATGGCGCTCGGACCGCCGACCGGTGGCTTCATCCTGCAATATCTCGGGTGGCGCTGGATCTTCCTGCTGAACGTCCCGCTCGGCTTGCTTTCGATCGTACTGACCTGGATTTTCGTGTCCGACGACGCAGCCGGAGCGCGTCGCCCGCTGGCGCTCGACGTCGCGGGCGTGCCGTTCTACCTGTTCGCCCTCGGTTGCCTGATCTATGTGTCGAACATGCTGAGCACGGCCGCGACCGCCACACTCGCCGCGATCGCCGTGGCCGGGCTGCTGTCGGCGGCGATATTCATGCGACGCAGCCTGCGCAAGCCGGCTCCGCTGATCAACGTGACGTTGTTGACGAGCCGCGGCTATCTCACGGTCATCCTGATCCGGATGATCTTCAATTACACGATGGCCAGCTTTCTGTTCGTGCTGCCGCTGTTCATGCAGAACGTACTCGACTACTCGAAGCTGAAATCCGGCATGTGGTTGCTGTGCATGACGATCGCGGTCGCGTTCATCGCGCCGCTGGCCGGCAAAGTGATCGATCGCGTTGGCTTCCGCATTCCTACGCTCGTATCGATGTCGCTGCTGTTCGTCAGTTGCGCGGCGTTCTGCGTGCTCGGGCCCGCTACGTCGAGTGCGATCTTCGTCGTTGGGTTGTTCTGCTTCGGTGTGTCCAACGGCATGCTGACGACCGCGACCATCAACGGCGTCACCACCCAGGTGCCTGCGAAAGATGCCGGTACGGCGATCGGCTTGTTCTTTACGCTCGTGATGGTGGGCTCGATGTTCGGCGTGAGCGTCGCGGGGCTCGTGCTGGATCGCGTGAGCCACGCGGAGGTGGTCGCCCGTCTCGCGCATGCGGCACTGCCGCTCGCCGAACCGGCACGCGCTGCACTGTTCATGGCCGCGAACGGCAGCCGCAATATTGCCGAATCTGGATTGCAGAACGATGCGCCGACGTTCGCGGCCGCGACGCAGATTGCGCATGCTGCCTACTACTCGGCGCTCGGCAAGCTGATGACCGGGAACGCGCTACTGACCCTGGTCGGTGTCGGGCTCAGCATCATGCTGTTGAAAAAGCAACCATCCAGATCGATGTCCGGAGCGACGCATGCGATCGAGATTCCCGAGCGCTGA